One genomic segment of Pongo pygmaeus isolate AG05252 chromosome 19, NHGRI_mPonPyg2-v2.0_pri, whole genome shotgun sequence includes these proteins:
- the ERAL1 gene encoding GTPase Era, mitochondrial isoform X1, translating into MAAPSWRGARLVQSVLRVWQVGRHVARERVIPFSSPLGFQRRCVSCVAGSAFSGPRLASASRSNGQGSALDHFLGFSQPDSSVTPCVPAVSMHRDEQDVLLVHHPDMPENPRVLRVVLLGAPNAGKSTLSNQLLGRKVFPVSKKVHTTRCQALGVITENETQVILLDTPGIISPGKQKRHHLELSLLEDPWKSMESADLVVVLVDVSDKWTRNQLSPQLLRCLTKFSQIPSVLVMNKVDCLKQKSVLLELTAALTEGVVNGKKLKMRQAFHSHPGTHCPSPAVKDPNTQSVGNPQRTGWPHFKEIFMLSALSQEDVKTLKQYLLTQAQPGPWEYHSAVLTSQTPEEICANIIREKLLEHLPQEVPYNVQQKTAVWEEGPGGELVIQQKLLVPKESYMKLLIGPKGHVISQIAQEAGRDLMDIFLCDVDIHLSVKLLK; encoded by the exons ATGGCTGCCCCCAGCTGGCGCGGGGCTAGGCTTGTTCAATCGGTGTTAAGAGTCTGGCAGGTGGGCCGTCATGTCGCGAGGGAGCGGGTGATCCCTTTTTCCTCACCCTTAGGCTTTCAACGGAGGTGCGTGTCCTGCGTCGCGGGATCCGCTTTCTCTGGTCCCCGCTTGGCCTCGGCTTCTCGCAGTAACGGCCAGGGCTCTGCCCTGGACCACTTCCTCGGATTCTCTCAGCCCGACAGTTCGGTGACTCCTTGCGTCCCCGCGGTGTCCATGCACAGAG ATGAGCAGGATGTCCTGTTGGTCCATCACCCTGATATGCCTGAGAATCCCCGGGTCCTACGAGTGGTCCTCCTGGGAGCCCCGAATGCAGGGAAGTCAACACTCTCCAACCAGCTACTGGGCCGAAAG GTGTTCCCTGTTTCCAAGAAGGTGCATACCACTCGCTGCCAAGCTCTGGGGGTCATCACAGAGAATGAGACCCAGGTG ATTCTACTTGACACACCTGGCATTATCAGTCCTGGTAAACAGAAGAG GCATCACCTGGAGCTCTCTTTGTTGGAAGATCCATGGAAGAGCATGGAATCTGCTGATCTTG TTGTGGTTCTTGTGGATGTCTCAGACAAATGGACACGGAACCAGCTCAGCCCCCAGTTGCTCAGGTGCTTGACCAAGTTCTCCCAGATCCCTAGTGTCCTGGTCATGAACAAG GTAGATTGTCTGAAACAGAAGTCAGTTCTCCTGGAGCTCACGGCAGCCCTCACTGAAGGTGTGGTCAATGGCAAAAAGCTCAAGATGAGGCAGGCCTTCCACTCACACCCTGGCACCCATTGCCCCAGCCCAGCAGTTAAGGACCCAAACACACAATCTGTGGGAAACCCTCAGAGGACTGGCTGGCCCCACTTCAAGGAGATCTTCATGTTGTCAGCCCTAAGCCAGGAGGATGTGAAAACACTAAAG CAATACCTCCTGACACAGGCCCAGCCAGGGCCCTGGGAGTACCACAGTGCAGTCCTCACTAGCCAGACACCAGAAGAGATCTGCGCCAACATTATCCGAGAGAAGCTCCTAGAGCACCTGCCCCAGGAGGTGCCTTACAATGTACAGCAG AAGACGGCAGTGTGGGAGGAAGGACCAGGTGGGGAGCTGGTTATCCAACAGAAGCTTTTGGTGCCCAAAGAATCTTATATG aaactcctgatTGGTCCGAAGGGCCACGTGATCTCCCAGATAGCACAGGAGGCAGGCCGTGACCTCATGGACATCTTCCTCTGTGATGTTGACATCCATCTCTCTGTGAAGCTCCTCAAGTGA
- the ERAL1 gene encoding GTPase Era, mitochondrial isoform X2: protein MAAPSWRGARLVQSVLRVWQVGRHVARERVIPFSSPLGFQRRCVSCVAGSAFSGPRLASASRSNGQGSALDHFLGFSQPDSSVTPCVPAVSMHRDEQDVLLVHHPDMPENPRVLRVVLLGAPNAGKSTLSNQLLGRKILLDTPGIISPGKQKRHHLELSLLEDPWKSMESADLVVVLVDVSDKWTRNQLSPQLLRCLTKFSQIPSVLVMNKVDCLKQKSVLLELTAALTEGVVNGKKLKMRQAFHSHPGTHCPSPAVKDPNTQSVGNPQRTGWPHFKEIFMLSALSQEDVKTLKQYLLTQAQPGPWEYHSAVLTSQTPEEICANIIREKLLEHLPQEVPYNVQQKTAVWEEGPGGELVIQQKLLVPKESYMKLLIGPKGHVISQIAQEAGRDLMDIFLCDVDIHLSVKLLK from the exons ATGGCTGCCCCCAGCTGGCGCGGGGCTAGGCTTGTTCAATCGGTGTTAAGAGTCTGGCAGGTGGGCCGTCATGTCGCGAGGGAGCGGGTGATCCCTTTTTCCTCACCCTTAGGCTTTCAACGGAGGTGCGTGTCCTGCGTCGCGGGATCCGCTTTCTCTGGTCCCCGCTTGGCCTCGGCTTCTCGCAGTAACGGCCAGGGCTCTGCCCTGGACCACTTCCTCGGATTCTCTCAGCCCGACAGTTCGGTGACTCCTTGCGTCCCCGCGGTGTCCATGCACAGAG ATGAGCAGGATGTCCTGTTGGTCCATCACCCTGATATGCCTGAGAATCCCCGGGTCCTACGAGTGGTCCTCCTGGGAGCCCCGAATGCAGGGAAGTCAACACTCTCCAACCAGCTACTGGGCCGAAAG ATTCTACTTGACACACCTGGCATTATCAGTCCTGGTAAACAGAAGAG GCATCACCTGGAGCTCTCTTTGTTGGAAGATCCATGGAAGAGCATGGAATCTGCTGATCTTG TTGTGGTTCTTGTGGATGTCTCAGACAAATGGACACGGAACCAGCTCAGCCCCCAGTTGCTCAGGTGCTTGACCAAGTTCTCCCAGATCCCTAGTGTCCTGGTCATGAACAAG GTAGATTGTCTGAAACAGAAGTCAGTTCTCCTGGAGCTCACGGCAGCCCTCACTGAAGGTGTGGTCAATGGCAAAAAGCTCAAGATGAGGCAGGCCTTCCACTCACACCCTGGCACCCATTGCCCCAGCCCAGCAGTTAAGGACCCAAACACACAATCTGTGGGAAACCCTCAGAGGACTGGCTGGCCCCACTTCAAGGAGATCTTCATGTTGTCAGCCCTAAGCCAGGAGGATGTGAAAACACTAAAG CAATACCTCCTGACACAGGCCCAGCCAGGGCCCTGGGAGTACCACAGTGCAGTCCTCACTAGCCAGACACCAGAAGAGATCTGCGCCAACATTATCCGAGAGAAGCTCCTAGAGCACCTGCCCCAGGAGGTGCCTTACAATGTACAGCAG AAGACGGCAGTGTGGGAGGAAGGACCAGGTGGGGAGCTGGTTATCCAACAGAAGCTTTTGGTGCCCAAAGAATCTTATATG aaactcctgatTGGTCCGAAGGGCCACGTGATCTCCCAGATAGCACAGGAGGCAGGCCGTGACCTCATGGACATCTTCCTCTGTGATGTTGACATCCATCTCTCTGTGAAGCTCCTCAAGTGA